In one window of Pseudorca crassidens isolate mPseCra1 chromosome Y, mPseCra1.hap1, whole genome shotgun sequence DNA:
- the LOC137217894 gene encoding H(+)/Cl(-) exchange transporter 4-like, protein MVNAGAMSGSGNLMDFLDEPFPDVGTYEDFHTIDWLREKSRDTDRHRKITSKSKESIWEFIKSLLDAWSGWAVMLLIGLLAGTLAGVIDLAVDWMTDLKEGICLSAFWYSHEQCCWTSSETTFEDRDRCPLWQKWSELLVKQSEMGAGAGPGWEPRGWCGGTSELSPCSVSPDRRCGYYECHLAFSSSRVQTSLGKSFSTISCALCMYFL, encoded by the exons ATGGTCAATGCAGGAGCGATGAGTGGCTCTGGAAACCTGATGGATTTCCTTGACGAGCCGTTCCCTGATGTGGGGACGTATGAGGACTTCCACACCATCGACTGGCTGAGGGAGAAGTCACGGGACACCGACAGACACAGAAAG ATAACCAGCAAAAGCAAGGAGTCCATATGGGAGTTCATCAAGAGCTTGCTGGACGCCTGGTCGGGATGGGCGGTGATGCTGCTCATCGGCCTGCTGGCAG GCACCCTGGCCGGGGTCATCGATCTCGCCGTCGACTGGATGACAGACCTGAAGGAGGGCATCTGCCTGTCCGCCTTCTGGTACAGCCATGAGCAGTGCTGCTGGACTTCCAGTGAGACCACGTTTGAGGACAGGGACAGGTGTCCCCTGTGGCAGAAGTGGTCGGAGCTGCTGGTGAAACAGTCGGAGATGGGTGCAGGGGCGGGTCCTGGCTGGGAGCCCCGTGGCTGGTGTGGGGGGACGTCCGAGCTCTCACCTTGCAGTGTCTCTCCTGACCGTCGTTGTGGCTACTACGAGTGCCACTTGGCTTTTTCTAGCTCTAGGGTTCAAACTTCACTTGGAAAATCCTTTTCCACTATTTCATGTGCACtatgtatgtattttctttaa